From Tachysurus fulvidraco isolate hzauxx_2018 chromosome 10, HZAU_PFXX_2.0, whole genome shotgun sequence, one genomic window encodes:
- the brd1b gene encoding bromodomain-containing protein 1b isoform X2, which yields MKKKGRHHRVATPQRPSSPIKPSRNRETLTYAEAQRMVELEIDGRVHRLSIYDKLDVINSDDPLAQEISECNSNKENAEEPQQVLVRSVRLKNNQQKKSAALSTGQGAPAQGRLPEPKIRMIEYNLPAVPRRPSTYYSHEEKTSDELDEEVEYDMDEEDYAWLELINEKRKSEGFSQVSQNVFEFLMDRFEKESFVENQGQGDPQSLIDEDAVCCICMDGECQNSNAILFCDMCNLAVHQECYGVPHIPEGQWLCRHCSQSPSQPAECIFCPNKGGALKRTDDDRWGHVVCAIWVPEVGFTNTVFIEPIDGVANIPPARWKLTCYLCKERGVGACIQCSKANCYTAFHVSCAQKSGLYMKMEPIKEVTDTGSTTFSVKKTAYCCSHTPSGCTRRPLSIYDDSQPKNSLCQKGKHKSRRAKFTGCHKKKYKKVDAQSVPAVPAVSVPNITPKSFNTILNQVSLQKKRQFVERVLSYWMLKRQSRNGVPLIRRLQTTTLTQKVPPLEQRKEDCLALKEQLKDLHRLRHDLERTRLLLELIRKREKLKREQMKLQQSVLEMQLTPFTIMLRAVLNQLQEKDQTRIFAQPVSIKEVPDYLEHIKHPMDFSTMRKRIDAHQYKSLEEFEDDFNLIIHNCMTYNSKETFFYRSAVRLRDHGGAILRKTRRDMERIGFDSTSGMHLPEPPKVEPHLLLTWEEVDRMLNPANRLHMSLEVQLSALLEMLDLTSAMKSSPSRSKRLKLLKKSINDVRLEMNQKSTCPPSEQSQSQETPPVPVPECWEEDKTLPPKLEPTASAPPVTNPANISEPPALKPVDLSPEKCHRKIALDGKMLSTSLLNGLSSDLQPSENNVVVATSTLTEPAGTINRRTAVLFRKSKSVSPQKPVKVGDTSVDCPQLGTKTFLSVVIPRLETLLHRKRAHSGDDQEEEECPVKRFDAGFSDGCIILEQQKQLSSRVLEPRRRCASESSISSSGSTSLLDSTSTVSQPKSGKGKQAMTRRNTTDDRNELIACIETGNLSKASKLASELDNSNIWIPPNTTTLTLEPFKLVWAKLSGYPSYPALIIDPQMPRVGFHRNGVFIPTPPRDVLRAGELMQYRSEEKLFLVRFFDNKRNWQWLPKSKMVPLGVDKTLDKIKMLEARTSSTRKAVQCAFTRAMKHLSLFQDFSDGD from the exons atgaagaagaaagggAGACATCATCGTGTGGCCACACCACAAAGGCCCTCGTCACCCATCAAACCTTCAAGAAACCGTGAAACTCTGACCTACGCTGAAGCCCAGAGGATGGTCGAGTTGGAAATAGATGGACGTGTTCATCGACTCAGCATCTATGACAAGCTCGATGTAATCAACAGTGATGATCCTTTGGCTCAGGAGATCAGTGAATGCAACAGTAATAAGGAAAATGCAGAGGAACCCCAACAGGTTTTGGTGCGTTCTGTGCGTCTCAAAAACAATCAGCAGAAGAAGAGTGCTGCTCTGAGTACAGGGCAGGGTGCTCCGGCTCAGGGCAGGCTACCGGAGCCAAAAATTCGAATGATTGAATATAATCTTCCAGCTGTGCCACGAAGGCCGTCTACTTATTATTCTCATGAGGAGAAGACCTCAGATGAGCTGGATGAGGAGGTGGAATATGATATGGATGAAGAAGATTATGCATGGTTGGAGCTGATcaatgagaaaagaaagagcgagggtttcagtcaggtttcccAGAACGTTTTTGAGTTCCTAATGGATCGCTTTGAGAAAGAGTCCTTTGTGGAGAACCAGGGTCAGGGAGATCCGCAGTCTCTCATTGATGAGGATGCAGTCTGTTGCATCTGCATGGACGGCGAGTGCCAGAACAGTAATGCTATTCTGTTTTGTGACATGTGCAACCTAGCAGTTCATCAGGAATGTTATGGAGTGCCCCACATTCCAGAGGGCCAGTGGTTGTGCCGGCACTGTTCTCAGTCTCCCTCCCAACCTGCAGAGTGTATTTTTTGTCCCAATAAAGGTGGAGCACTTAAGAGGACAGATGACGATCGATGGGGCCATGTGGTCTGTGCTATATGGGTTCCAGAGGTTGGTTTTACTAATACTGTTTTCATCGAGCCTATAGATGGTGTAGCTAATATTCCACCAGCTCGTTGGAAACTGACCTGCTACCTCTGTAAGGAGAGAGGAGTTGGAGCCTGCATTCAATGCAGTAAGGCCAATTGTTACACCGCCTTTCATGTGAGCTGTGCTCAGAAATCTGGCTTGTACATGAAGATGGAGCCAATCAAAGAAGTGACTGATACAGGATCCACCACGTTTTCAGTGAAGAAGACCGCCTATTGTTGTTCTCATACTCCTAGTGGATGTACCAGGAGACCTCTTAGCATTTATGATGACTCTCAACCCAAAAATAGTCTTTGTCAAAAGGGCAAACATAAAAGTCGGAGAGCAAAATTTACAGGATGCCACAAGAAGAAATATAAGAAAGTAGATGCACAGTCAGTTCCAGCGGTTCCAGCTGTATCAGTACCCAATATAACACCTAAaag CTTTAACACTATCCTCAACCAAGTTTCTCTTCAGAAGAAAAGACAGTTTGTGGAGCGAGTTCTCAGTTACTGGATGCTGAAGAGGCAATCAAGAAATGGTGTGCCTCTTATCCGACGCTTGCAAACTACCACACTGACTCAAAAAGTACCTCCGTTG GAACAAAGAAAAGAGGACTGTCTGGCATTAAAGGAGCAGCTGAAGGATTTGCATCGTTTACGCCATGACTTGGAGAGGACACGTTTGCTCCTGGAACTCATTCGAAAGAGAGAGAAGCTCAAGAGGGAGCAG ATGAAGCTTCAGCAGTCAGTCCTAGAGATGCAGCTCACTCCGTTTACCATCATGTTGCGAGCTGTGTTGAATCAGCTGCAGGAGAAAGATCAGACACGGATCTTTGCCCAGCCTGTCAGCATCAAGGAG GTTCCCGACTACCTTGAGCACATTAAGCATCCAATGGACTTCTCTACGATGAGGAAACGCATTGATGCACATCAGTATAAGAGCTTAGAGGAGTTTGAGGACGATTTCAATCTCATCATCCATAACTGCATGACGTACAATTCCAAGGAGACCTTCTTCTACCGCTCTGCTGTGCGTCTGAGAGACCATGGAGGAGCTATTCTCAGGAAGACTCGAAGAGATATGGAGAGAATAGGTTTCGACTCCACCAGTGGGATGCATCTACCCGAGCCACCTAAAGTAGAACCTCATCTACTGCTCACATGGGAAGAGG TGGACCGGATGCTAAATCCTGCGAATCGATTGCACATGTCTTTGGAAGTGCAGCTCAGTGCACTGCTGGAGATGCTTGATTTAACAAGTGCTATGAAATCCAGCCCATCACGGAGCAAGCGCCTGAAGTTGCTCAAAAAATCCATCAATGATGTGCGGCTTGAAATGAACCAGAAATCTACGTGTCCTCCCTCCGAACAGAGCCAGTCCCAAGAGACCCCACCAGTCCCTGTTCCAGAGTGTTGGGAAGAAG aCAAGACATTACCTCCTAAACTAGAGCCAACAGCTTCTGCTCCACCTGTCACAAATCCAGCAAATATCTCTGAGCCCCCGGCACTGAAACCTGTGGACCTCAGCCCTGAGAAATGCCACAGAAAGATTGCACTTGATGGCAAGATGCTCTCTACCTCACTATTAAATGGACTTTCCTCTGATCTACAGCCTTCTGAAAACAACGTCGTGGTAGCTACGTCTACTCTCACAGAACCAGCAGGCACAATTAACAGAAGGACTGCGGTGCTCTTCAGGAAGTCTAAGAGTGTGAGCCCACAGAAACCAGTAAAGGTGGGGGACACTTCAGTGGATTGCCCTCAGCTTGGCACCAAAACATTCCTGTCAGTTGTTATTCCACGCCTTGAGACCCTGCTTCACAGGAAGAGAGCTCACAGTGGGGACGAccaggaggaagaggaatgCCCGGTCAAACGCTTTGATGCAG GTTTTTCTGATGGCTGTATAATACTGGAGCAGCAGAAACAGTTGAGCAGCAGAGTTTTAGAACCTCGGCGTCGTTGTGCCTCTGAATCCAGTATCTCTTCAAGCGGCAGCACCAGTCTGCTGGACAGCACAAG TACTGTCAGTCAGCCAAAGAGCGGCAAAGGGAAGCAGGCGATGACACGGCGAAACACGACGGATGATCGGAATGAACTGATCGCGTGCATAGAAACGGGGAACCTTTCCAAAGCAAGCAAGCTGGCATCTG AGCTTGACAACAGCAATATATGGATCCCCCCTAATACTACCACACTAACTCTGGAACCCTTTAAACTAGTCTGGGCAAAACTTAGTGGATATCCCTCCTACCCTGCCTTG ATCATAGACCCACAGATGCCCCGAGTGGGCTTTCATCGCAACGGCGTGTTCATACCCACCCCTCCGCGGGACGTGCTCCGAGCCGGCGAGCTGATGCAGTACAGGTCAGAGGAGAAACTCTTCCTCGTCCGCTTCTTCGACAACAAGCGCAACTG gcAATGGCTTCCTAAGAGCAAAATGGTACCATTGGGGGTTGACAAGACATTAGATAAAATCAAAATGTTGGAGGCTCGTACCTCAAGCACACGGAAAGCTGTGCAATGCGCCTTCACCCGTGCCATGAAACACTTGAGCTTATTCCAGGACTTCAGCGATGGTGACTGA
- the brd1b gene encoding bromodomain-containing protein 1b isoform X1 gives MKKKGRHHRVATPQRPSSPIKPSRNRETLTYAEAQRMVELEIDGRVHRLSIYDKLDVINSDDPLAQEISECNSNKENAEEPQQVLVRSVRLKNNQQKKSAALSTGQGAPAQGRLPEPKIRMIEYNLPAVPRRPSTYYSHEEKTSDELDEEVEYDMDEEDYAWLELINEKRKSEGFSQVSQNVFEFLMDRFEKESFVENQGQGDPQSLIDEDAVCCICMDGECQNSNAILFCDMCNLAVHQECYGVPHIPEGQWLCRHCSQSPSQPAECIFCPNKGGALKRTDDDRWGHVVCAIWVPEVGFTNTVFIEPIDGVANIPPARWKLTCYLCKERGVGACIQCSKANCYTAFHVSCAQKSGLYMKMEPIKEVTDTGSTTFSVKKTAYCCSHTPSGCTRRPLSIYDDSQPKNSLCQKGKHKSRRAKFTGCHKKKYKKVDAQSVPAVPAVSVPNITPKSFNTILNQVSLQKKRQFVERVLSYWMLKRQSRNGVPLIRRLQTTTLTQKVPPLEQRKEDCLALKEQLKDLHRLRHDLERTRLLLELIRKREKLKREQMKLQQSVLEMQLTPFTIMLRAVLNQLQEKDQTRIFAQPVSIKEVPDYLEHIKHPMDFSTMRKRIDAHQYKSLEEFEDDFNLIIHNCMTYNSKETFFYRSAVRLRDHGGAILRKTRRDMERIGFDSTSGMHLPEPPKVEPHLLLTWEEVDRMLNPANRLHMSLEVQLSALLEMLDLTSAMKSSPSRSKRLKLLKKSINDVRLEMNQKSTCPPSEQSQSQETPPVPVPECWEEDKTLPPKLEPTASAPPVTNPANISEPPALKPVDLSPEKCHRKIALDGKMLSTSLLNGLSSDLQPSENNVVVATSTLTEPAGTINRRTAVLFRKSKSVSPQKPVKVGDTSVDCPQLGTKTFLSVVIPRLETLLHRKRAHSGDDQEEEECPVKRFDAGFSDGCIILEQQKQLSSRVLEPRRRCASESSISSSGSTSLLDSTSTVSQPKSGKGKQAMTRRNTTDDRNELIACIETGNLSKASKLASDHRPTDAPSGLSSQRRVHTHPSAGRAPSRRADAVQVRGETLPRPLLRQQAQLAMAS, from the exons atgaagaagaaagggAGACATCATCGTGTGGCCACACCACAAAGGCCCTCGTCACCCATCAAACCTTCAAGAAACCGTGAAACTCTGACCTACGCTGAAGCCCAGAGGATGGTCGAGTTGGAAATAGATGGACGTGTTCATCGACTCAGCATCTATGACAAGCTCGATGTAATCAACAGTGATGATCCTTTGGCTCAGGAGATCAGTGAATGCAACAGTAATAAGGAAAATGCAGAGGAACCCCAACAGGTTTTGGTGCGTTCTGTGCGTCTCAAAAACAATCAGCAGAAGAAGAGTGCTGCTCTGAGTACAGGGCAGGGTGCTCCGGCTCAGGGCAGGCTACCGGAGCCAAAAATTCGAATGATTGAATATAATCTTCCAGCTGTGCCACGAAGGCCGTCTACTTATTATTCTCATGAGGAGAAGACCTCAGATGAGCTGGATGAGGAGGTGGAATATGATATGGATGAAGAAGATTATGCATGGTTGGAGCTGATcaatgagaaaagaaagagcgagggtttcagtcaggtttcccAGAACGTTTTTGAGTTCCTAATGGATCGCTTTGAGAAAGAGTCCTTTGTGGAGAACCAGGGTCAGGGAGATCCGCAGTCTCTCATTGATGAGGATGCAGTCTGTTGCATCTGCATGGACGGCGAGTGCCAGAACAGTAATGCTATTCTGTTTTGTGACATGTGCAACCTAGCAGTTCATCAGGAATGTTATGGAGTGCCCCACATTCCAGAGGGCCAGTGGTTGTGCCGGCACTGTTCTCAGTCTCCCTCCCAACCTGCAGAGTGTATTTTTTGTCCCAATAAAGGTGGAGCACTTAAGAGGACAGATGACGATCGATGGGGCCATGTGGTCTGTGCTATATGGGTTCCAGAGGTTGGTTTTACTAATACTGTTTTCATCGAGCCTATAGATGGTGTAGCTAATATTCCACCAGCTCGTTGGAAACTGACCTGCTACCTCTGTAAGGAGAGAGGAGTTGGAGCCTGCATTCAATGCAGTAAGGCCAATTGTTACACCGCCTTTCATGTGAGCTGTGCTCAGAAATCTGGCTTGTACATGAAGATGGAGCCAATCAAAGAAGTGACTGATACAGGATCCACCACGTTTTCAGTGAAGAAGACCGCCTATTGTTGTTCTCATACTCCTAGTGGATGTACCAGGAGACCTCTTAGCATTTATGATGACTCTCAACCCAAAAATAGTCTTTGTCAAAAGGGCAAACATAAAAGTCGGAGAGCAAAATTTACAGGATGCCACAAGAAGAAATATAAGAAAGTAGATGCACAGTCAGTTCCAGCGGTTCCAGCTGTATCAGTACCCAATATAACACCTAAaag CTTTAACACTATCCTCAACCAAGTTTCTCTTCAGAAGAAAAGACAGTTTGTGGAGCGAGTTCTCAGTTACTGGATGCTGAAGAGGCAATCAAGAAATGGTGTGCCTCTTATCCGACGCTTGCAAACTACCACACTGACTCAAAAAGTACCTCCGTTG GAACAAAGAAAAGAGGACTGTCTGGCATTAAAGGAGCAGCTGAAGGATTTGCATCGTTTACGCCATGACTTGGAGAGGACACGTTTGCTCCTGGAACTCATTCGAAAGAGAGAGAAGCTCAAGAGGGAGCAG ATGAAGCTTCAGCAGTCAGTCCTAGAGATGCAGCTCACTCCGTTTACCATCATGTTGCGAGCTGTGTTGAATCAGCTGCAGGAGAAAGATCAGACACGGATCTTTGCCCAGCCTGTCAGCATCAAGGAG GTTCCCGACTACCTTGAGCACATTAAGCATCCAATGGACTTCTCTACGATGAGGAAACGCATTGATGCACATCAGTATAAGAGCTTAGAGGAGTTTGAGGACGATTTCAATCTCATCATCCATAACTGCATGACGTACAATTCCAAGGAGACCTTCTTCTACCGCTCTGCTGTGCGTCTGAGAGACCATGGAGGAGCTATTCTCAGGAAGACTCGAAGAGATATGGAGAGAATAGGTTTCGACTCCACCAGTGGGATGCATCTACCCGAGCCACCTAAAGTAGAACCTCATCTACTGCTCACATGGGAAGAGG TGGACCGGATGCTAAATCCTGCGAATCGATTGCACATGTCTTTGGAAGTGCAGCTCAGTGCACTGCTGGAGATGCTTGATTTAACAAGTGCTATGAAATCCAGCCCATCACGGAGCAAGCGCCTGAAGTTGCTCAAAAAATCCATCAATGATGTGCGGCTTGAAATGAACCAGAAATCTACGTGTCCTCCCTCCGAACAGAGCCAGTCCCAAGAGACCCCACCAGTCCCTGTTCCAGAGTGTTGGGAAGAAG aCAAGACATTACCTCCTAAACTAGAGCCAACAGCTTCTGCTCCACCTGTCACAAATCCAGCAAATATCTCTGAGCCCCCGGCACTGAAACCTGTGGACCTCAGCCCTGAGAAATGCCACAGAAAGATTGCACTTGATGGCAAGATGCTCTCTACCTCACTATTAAATGGACTTTCCTCTGATCTACAGCCTTCTGAAAACAACGTCGTGGTAGCTACGTCTACTCTCACAGAACCAGCAGGCACAATTAACAGAAGGACTGCGGTGCTCTTCAGGAAGTCTAAGAGTGTGAGCCCACAGAAACCAGTAAAGGTGGGGGACACTTCAGTGGATTGCCCTCAGCTTGGCACCAAAACATTCCTGTCAGTTGTTATTCCACGCCTTGAGACCCTGCTTCACAGGAAGAGAGCTCACAGTGGGGACGAccaggaggaagaggaatgCCCGGTCAAACGCTTTGATGCAG GTTTTTCTGATGGCTGTATAATACTGGAGCAGCAGAAACAGTTGAGCAGCAGAGTTTTAGAACCTCGGCGTCGTTGTGCCTCTGAATCCAGTATCTCTTCAAGCGGCAGCACCAGTCTGCTGGACAGCACAAG TACTGTCAGTCAGCCAAAGAGCGGCAAAGGGAAGCAGGCGATGACACGGCGAAACACGACGGATGATCGGAATGAACTGATCGCGTGCATAGAAACGGGGAACCTTTCCAAAGCAAGCAAGCTGGCATCTG ATCATAGACCCACAGATGCCCCGAGTGGGCTTTCATCGCAACGGCGTGTTCATACCCACCCCTCCGCGGGACGTGCTCCGAGCCGGCGAGCTGATGCAGTACAGGTCAGAGGAGAAACTCTTCCTCGTCCGCTTCTTCGACAACAAGCGCAACTG gcAATGGCTTCCTAA